The following are from one region of the Sorghum bicolor cultivar BTx623 chromosome 2, Sorghum_bicolor_NCBIv3, whole genome shotgun sequence genome:
- the LOC8063670 gene encoding HIPL1 protein, whose translation MRASTMTGAMLITAAVLLLVAARDGHCAQLCMDSTFPRTINASLSFCGYNGTSCCNATDDAAVQKQFAAMNISGTPCGDIVKNILCARCNPYAGELYTVTTAPRTVPLLCSTTGVSSRLSSTNPAAATTTTTDYCTEVWDTCKDVPIPGSPFQAPKGTAPAPAPRLTDLWQSSSEFCGSLGGGGKSPSSPCLDGGGAAFNSSSRPALPLNGMCLERVGNGSYLNMAAHPDGSGRVFLSNQAGKVFLATVPPQGSGKTLQLDAANPFLDITDEVHLDNEFGLMGLAFHPDFAANGRFFVSYNCDKTQSATCAGRCACNSDVGCDPSKLGADNGKQPCQYQSVVAEYSANSTSGTPATATSANPAEVRRILTLGLPFTTHHGGQILFSPADGYMYFAMGDGGSVGDPWNFAQNKKTLLGKILRIDVNTMPSGNTTAGWGNYAIPKDNPVSTDPSFAPEVFALGFKNPWRCSFDSGKPSYLYCADVGQAAYEEVDLVMKGGNYGWRVFEGPLLFNPPSTPGGNTSADAINAIAPVMGYYHNAVNKNVGSASITGGYVYRSMTDPCLNGRYLYADLYAKSMWAGVETPEGSGVYNVSALAFGCSKNSPIPCDFAAGSSLPSLGYIFSFGEDNDRDVYLLTSKGVYRVVDPAECNYACPVKSSAPGAGSPPPAEAPSSAFMAHAPAALATTLLAGALLGFLSFSF comes from the exons ATGAGGGCGTCGACGATGACCGGGGCAATGCTCATCACCGCCGCCGTGCTGCTCCTCGTCGCCGCCCGGGATGGCCATTGCGCGCAACTGTGCATGGACTCAA CGTTCCCGAGGACGATCAACGCGTCTCTATCCTTCTGCGGCTACAACGGCACCTCCTGCTGCAACGCCACGGACGACGCCGCCGTCCAGAAGCAGTTCGCCGCCATGAACATCTCCGGCACGCCGTGCGGCGACATCGTCAAGAACATCCTGTGCGCG AGATGCaacccgtacgccggcgagctGTACACCGTGACGACGGCCCCGCGGACGGTGCCGCTGCTGTGCAGCACCACCGGCGTGTCCAGCCGCCTGAGCAGCACCAATcccgcggcggcgacgacgacgacgacggactACTGCACGGAGGTGTGGGACACCTGCAAGGACGTGCCCATCCCGGGGTCGCCGTTCCAGGCGCCCAAGGGcaccgcgccggcgccggcgccgcggctGACGGACCTGTGGCAGTCCTCCAGCGAGTTCTGCGGCTcgctgggcggcggcggcaagtcGCCGTCGTCGCCGTGCCTCGACGGCGGTGGCGCGGCGTTCAACTCCTCCTCCCGCCCGGCGCTGCCGCTCAACGGCATGTGCCTGGAGCGCGTGGGCAACGGCTCGTACCTCAACATGGCGGCGCACCCGGACGGGTCCGGCCGCGTGTTCCTGAGCAACCAGGCCGGGAAGGTGTTCCTGGCCACCGTGCCGCCGCAGGGGTCCGGGAAGACGCTGCAGCTGGACGCGGCGAACCCGTTCCTCGACATCACCGACGAGGTGCACCTCGACAACGAGTTCGGGCTCATGGGACTCGCCTTCCACCCGGACTTCGCCGCCAACGGGCGGTTCTTCGTCTCCTACAACTGCGACAAGACGCAGTCGGCCACCTGCGCCGGCCGCTGCGCCTGCAACTCCGACGTCGGGTGCGACCCGTCCAAGCTCGGCGCCGACAACGGCAAGCAGCCGTGCCAGTACCAGAGCGTCGTCGCCGAGTACAGCGCCAACTCCACCTCCGGCACGCCGGCGACG GCGACCTCGGCGAACCCGGCGGAGGTGAGGAGGATCTTGACGCTGGGTCTGCCGTTCACGACGCACCACGGCGGGCAGATCCTCTTCAGCCCGGCCGACGGCTACATGTACTTCGCCATGGGCGACGGCGGCAGCGTCGGCGACCCCTGGAACTTCGCGCAGAACAAGAAGACGCTGCTCGGCAAGATCCTCCGCATCGACGTCAACACCATGCCAA GCGGCAACACCACGGCTGGGTGGGGAAACTACGCCATCCCCAAGGATAACCCCGTCTCCACTGACCCGAGCTTCGCGCCGGAGGTCTTCGCTCTCGGCTTCAAGAACCCATGGCGGTGCAGCTTCGACTCCGGCAAGCCGTCGTACCTGTACTGCGCCGACGTTGGCCAGGCGGCGTACGAGGAGGTGGACCTGGTGATGAAGGGCGGCAACTACGGGTGGCGCGTGTTCGAGGGACCCCTGCTGTTCAACCCGCCGTCCACGCCCGGCGGCAACACCTCCGCCGACGCCATCAACGCCATCGCCCCCGTGATGGGATACTACCACAACGCCGTCAACAAGAACGTCGGCTCCGCCTCCATCACCGGCGGCTACGTCTACCGCTCCATGACGGACCCCTGCCTCAACGGCCGGTACCTGTACGCCGACCTCTACGCCAAGTCGATGTGGGCCGGGGTGGAGACGCCGGAGGGCAGCGGCGTGTACAACGTGTCGGCGTTGGCGTTCGGCTGCTCCAAGAACTCGCCCATCCCGTGCGACTTCGCCGCGGGGAGCTCGCTGCCGTCGCTCGGCTACATCTTCTCCTTCGGCGAGGACAACGACAGGGACGTCTACCTGCTCACCAGCAAGGGCGTGTACCGGGTGGTCGACCCCGCCGAGTGCAACTACGCGTGCCCCGTCAAGAGCTCGGCCCCGGGCGCGGgatcgccgccgcccgccgaaGCACCGAGCTCGGCGTTCATGGCGCACGCGCCTGCGGCGTTGGCGACGACGCTGCTGGCGGGAGCGCTGCTCGGCTTCCTGAGCTTCAGCTTTTGA
- the LOC8063669 gene encoding basic proline-rich protein isoform X1 translates to MKTTKGGKVMNPTDAFRKEQRKKELKRNKKERKKVREVGILKKDPEAIREQIEKLEKMKADGALDKARKHKKRQLEDTYNLIVKKRKEYEQKMKEKGEQPIMFSHLAPPKRRPTADEDDRANPKPEDSVYYHPTLNPSGAPPPGKPPMYKSSIGPRIPLPSSSSAGASSSMSESEEGPSTLPPPPPPPPLPATSESVDPSAPPFPLPPLPPPPPPPPKPNSDAALPGLPPPPPPPPGPPPREPVSGHTVLPPPPPPSNPPPASSANGSKTNSSQPSVVLPPPPPPPGLPPKSTDMEAASTSKDTPGLKEDTAVRVLPPPPPPSFPPLPPRPPMQSDMLAPGAMRFPPPQPPPDSRPPLMAPGVTRPPPPPPGFPPSQMPMPPYGVLPGPPPMLRPPFMPGPPMQLDEFAAFVPRPQLPQQPSYVKSAAPTVVKRPLAQHTPELTAMVPASVRVKRESALPKPKPKVQQQQQSSTASISKPSVTLIRSDAQPSSAAPKPPSMDDSYMAFLEDMKELGALDG, encoded by the exons ATGAAGACGACCAAGGGGGGCAAGGTGATGAACCCCACCGACGCCTTCCGCAAGGAGCAGCGGAAGAAGGAGCTCAAGCGG AACAAAAAGGAAAGGAAGAAGGTGCGGGAAGTTGGTATTTTGAAAAAGGATCCGGAGGCTATACGTGAGCAGATTGAgaaattggagaagatga AGGCTGATGGTGCTCTCGACAAGGCTAGGAAACATAAGAAAAGACAGCTTGAGGATACATACAATCTTATTGTTAAGAAACGAAAG GAATATGAACAGAAAATGAAAGAGAAGGGTGAGCAACCGATTATGTTCAG CCATCTTGCACCACCAAAGAGGCGGCCTACAGCAGATGAAGATGATAGAGCTAATCCTAAGCCTGAG GACTCTGTTTACTATCATCCAACCTTAAATCCATCTGGAGCACCACCACCTGGAAAACCTCCTATGTACAAATCATCTATAG GACCAAGGATCCCACTGCCTTCTTCATCCAGCGCTGGGGCCTCATCTTCCATGTCAGAGTCTGAAGAAGGTCCATCGACCCTACCACCCcctccaccgccaccaccattgCCAGCCACCTCTGAGTCTGTTGATCCATCTGCTCCACCTTTCCCTTTGCCCCCACTCCCACCACCGCCCCCACCACCCCCTAAACCTAACAGTGACGCAGCACTACCAGGCTTACCTccgccacctccacctcctcctgGCCCACCTCCGAGAGAACCTGTATCAGGTCATACAGTACTTCCACCACCTCCACCCCCATCAAATCCACCACCAGCGTCTAGTGCAAATGGGAGCAAAACAAATTCTTCCCAG CCGTCAGTTGTCCTGCCTCCACCACCCCCGCCGCCTGGTTTGCCACCAAAATCAACTGACATGGAGGCCGCTAGCACTTCAAAGGACACTCCTGGACTTAAAGAAGATACTGCAGTGAGGGTcttaccaccaccgcctccacccAGTTTTCCACCTTTACCTCCAAGGCCTCCAATGCAATCTGATATGCTAGCTCCTGGAGCCATGAGATTTCCACCACCTCAGCCACCACCAGATTCAAGGCCACCCCTTATGGCTCCAGGAGTTACCAGGCCCCCTCCACCTCCTCCAGGATTTCCGCCGTCCCAAATGCCAATGCCACCGTATGGTGTGCTCCCTGGTCCGCCACCGATGCTTAGGCCTCCATTTATGCCAGGACCCCCTATGCAACTAGATGAGTTTGCTGCCTTCGTACCAAGGCCTCAGTTACCCCAGCAGCCATCATATGTTAAGTCAGCTGCCCCAACAGTTGTAAAGAGACCATTAGCACAGCACACTCCTGAGCTGACGGCCATG GTTCCTGCATCAGTTCGTGTCAAGAGAGAATCTGCTCTCCCCAAACCGAAACCAaaggtgcagcagcagcagcagtcatCAACAGCATCCATTTCAAAGCCTTCGGTGACCCTCATAAGAAGTGATGCCCAGCCTTCTTCAGCAGCGCCCAAGCCGCCAAGTATGGATGATTCTTATATGGCATTCTTGGAAGATATGAAGGAACTAGGGGCACTTGATGGGTAA
- the LOC8063671 gene encoding DDT domain-containing protein DDR4: MASTSASPQPPASPSHPNPNPSPDADLRSDRPMPDADDASPASPEKREEEEEEEAPGKAAKRAAPAAEAEAEEEQQPTPRKTRLPRACNNKPKPAPPPPPPERPRRRAAAAGGGGGGADETPQCRVVTPLVSEPEAPAELPRWQLRCMWELGSVLNFLHVFRPLLNITAEFTAEELEAALITPNEILDDVHMPLLKSIPPVTRMAMGRGTWVTVLCRKLKDWWHWVAEGDLPIIASHGTEIETYKTLEPAIRLVILKAICDIRVEQEDIRIFIDSSLKHGHDISTFRKERIGGDSLGISYWYEDDEILGHRLYREIRRVEQVKKEPGKRSRGKGGSSAISVVSYQWETVASTFDEFDDVAEKLFSSRNRTEVSLGKKLKIEYLPEIEKIHKKKERLLKKQQREALLLDSYLTSDGLTTGRSLRDRKPVTYTFDDYDRSINEAIKITKKREENSAEPVAPTANRRALPPRSEAPSNGKLNGPSPTANDSNDGNSSKSDDYQDSDGEQENEALDRSNRRRKRSQRYTQDFVEAVSDIDPNFDSDDDIMGEAVYDEEYLRSRKQNKASSASEEDEEFRLEEDAEDDDEEEYSLSSSEDLEEPQPQRHKKLETRGRRGTKLRSVDEIETGLRRSKRSSRPRINYRQYDFSDSDAEPGKAWKSDASDPDAGSDAENDMELSTSSQEQEEEEDDSRDEENGNNVNDKMEEDHAVAENKVESEEEQKEQPQQQPVEKMDAPSRESKSVGRTFLDLNELAPGGGFDDGPSLTVKDDMDNI, encoded by the exons ATGGCCTCCACCTCCGCCTCCCCGCAGCCCCCCGCTTCCCCTTCCcacccaaaccctaaccctagcccCGACGCAGATCTCCGATCAGATCGCCCCATGCCTGACGCGGACGACGCCTCTCCGGCTTCCCCTGAGAagcgggaggaggaggaagaggaggaggcgcCGGGAAAGGCGGCGAAgcgggcggcgccggcggcggaggcggaggcggaggaggagcagcaaCCGACCCCGCGGAAGACGCGCCTCCCGCGCGCGTGCAACAACAAGCCGAAACCCGCGCcccccccgccgccgccagagcgcccgcgccgccgcgccgcggcggcgggcggcggcggcggcggcgcggacgaGACGCCGCAATGCCGCGTGGTCACGCCGCTCGTGTCGGAGCCCGAGGCGCCCGCGGAGCTGCCCCGCTGGCAGCTCCGCTGCATGTGGGAGCTCGGCTCCGTCCTCAACTTCCTCCAC GTGTTCCGGCCTCTGCTGAACATCACTGCGGAGTTCACGgcggaggagctcgaggcggcGCTTATCACTCCCAACGAAATTCTAGACGATGTGCATATGCCGCTGCTAAAG TCAATTCCTCCTGTAACTCGCATGGCTATGGGACGTGGAACCTGGGTGACCGTCCTATGCAGAAAGCTGAAGGATTGGTGGCATTGG GTTGCAGAAGGTGATCTGCCAATAATTGCATCTCATGG AACTGAAATTGAAAcgtacaaaacactagaaccaGCTATTCGTTTAGTGATCTTGAAAGCGATATGTGATATCCGCGTTGAG CAAGAGGATATTCGGATCTTCATTGACAGTTCCCTTAAGCATGGACATGACATTTCTACTTTTCGTAAAGAACGGATTGGAGGGGATTCCCTTGGAATCTCATACTG GTATGAAGATGATGAGATTCTCGGGCATAGATTATATCGTGAAATTAGACGAGTAGAACAGGTCAAGAAGGAGCCAGGAAAGAGGTCCAGGGGAAAAGGAGGATCTTCAGCTATTTCAGTTGTGTCCTACCAATGGGAAACTGTTGCGTCCACCTTTGATGAGTTTGATGATGTTGCA GAAAAGCTCTTTTCAAGTCGGAACAGGACAGAGGTATCACTTGGAAAGAAGTTGAAGATTGAGTATCTTCCAGAGATAGAAAAGATCCATAAA AAGAAAGAGAGGTTGCTCAAAAAGCAACAGAGAGAAGCTCTCCTTCTTGATAGCTACTTGACATCAGATGGACTTACCACCGGCCGCTCTCTACGTGATAGAAAGCCCGTGACTTATACATTTG ATGACTATGATCGCTCAATAAATGAAGCCATCAAAATTACAAA GAAAAGAGAGGAGAACTCGGCTGAGCCTGTTGCTCCTACTGCCAATAGAAGGGCGCTTCCTCCAAGATCTGAGGCACCAAGCAATGGGAAGTTAAATGGTCCCTCACCAACAGCCAATGACTCAAATGATGGGAATTCTTCAAAGTCAGATGACTACCAAGACAGCGATGGTGAACAAGAAAATGAGGCACTTGATCGCAG CAACCGGCGAAGGAAAAGATCTCAGAGATACACACAAGACTTTGTTGAGGCTGTCTCGGATATTGATCCTAActttgatagtgatgatgatatcATGGGAGAGGCAGTGTATGATGAGGAATACCTGAGAAGTCGCAAACAGAATAAAGCATCAAGTGCCTCTGAAGAGGATGAAGAGTTCCGGTTGGAAGAAGAtgctgaagatgatgatgaagagGAATATTCATTAAGTAGCAGTGAAGATTTAGAGGAGCCGCAACCACAACGGCATAAAAAATTGGAAACTCGTGGCCGGCGAGGTACCAAGCTGAGATCTGTTGATGAAATCGAAACAGGTCTCAGACGCAGCAAGCGTTCTTCTCGTCCTCGTATTAACTACCGCCAATATGATTTTTCGGACTCGGATGCGGAGCCTGGAAAGGCATGGAAATCTGATGCATCAGATCCTGATGCTGGCTCCGATGCCGAGAATGATATGGAGCTCTCGACATCGAGTCAAGAgcaagaggaagaagaggatgatAGTCGTGATGAAGAAAATGGTAATAATGTGAATGATAAAATGGAGGAGGACCACGCTGTGGCAGAAAATAAAGTAGAATCAGAGGAGGAGCAGAAGGAGCAGCCACAACAGCAGCCTGTAGAGAAGATGGATGCTCCCAGCAGGGAAAGTAAAAGTGTAGGAAGAACATTCCTAGATCTAAACGAGCTTGCACCTGGAGGTGGCTTTGATGATGGCCCAAGCTTGACAGTGAAAGATGACATGGACAACATTTAg
- the LOC8063669 gene encoding basic proline-rich protein isoform X2, producing the protein MKEKGEQPIMFSHLAPPKRRPTADEDDRANPKPEDSVYYHPTLNPSGAPPPGKPPMYKSSIGPRIPLPSSSSAGASSSMSESEEGPSTLPPPPPPPPLPATSESVDPSAPPFPLPPLPPPPPPPPKPNSDAALPGLPPPPPPPPGPPPREPVSGHTVLPPPPPPSNPPPASSANGSKTNSSQPSVVLPPPPPPPGLPPKSTDMEAASTSKDTPGLKEDTAVRVLPPPPPPSFPPLPPRPPMQSDMLAPGAMRFPPPQPPPDSRPPLMAPGVTRPPPPPPGFPPSQMPMPPYGVLPGPPPMLRPPFMPGPPMQLDEFAAFVPRPQLPQQPSYVKSAAPTVVKRPLAQHTPELTAMVPASVRVKRESALPKPKPKVQQQQQSSTASISKPSVTLIRSDAQPSSAAPKPPSMDDSYMAFLEDMKELGALDG; encoded by the exons ATGAAAGAGAAGGGTGAGCAACCGATTATGTTCAG CCATCTTGCACCACCAAAGAGGCGGCCTACAGCAGATGAAGATGATAGAGCTAATCCTAAGCCTGAG GACTCTGTTTACTATCATCCAACCTTAAATCCATCTGGAGCACCACCACCTGGAAAACCTCCTATGTACAAATCATCTATAG GACCAAGGATCCCACTGCCTTCTTCATCCAGCGCTGGGGCCTCATCTTCCATGTCAGAGTCTGAAGAAGGTCCATCGACCCTACCACCCcctccaccgccaccaccattgCCAGCCACCTCTGAGTCTGTTGATCCATCTGCTCCACCTTTCCCTTTGCCCCCACTCCCACCACCGCCCCCACCACCCCCTAAACCTAACAGTGACGCAGCACTACCAGGCTTACCTccgccacctccacctcctcctgGCCCACCTCCGAGAGAACCTGTATCAGGTCATACAGTACTTCCACCACCTCCACCCCCATCAAATCCACCACCAGCGTCTAGTGCAAATGGGAGCAAAACAAATTCTTCCCAG CCGTCAGTTGTCCTGCCTCCACCACCCCCGCCGCCTGGTTTGCCACCAAAATCAACTGACATGGAGGCCGCTAGCACTTCAAAGGACACTCCTGGACTTAAAGAAGATACTGCAGTGAGGGTcttaccaccaccgcctccacccAGTTTTCCACCTTTACCTCCAAGGCCTCCAATGCAATCTGATATGCTAGCTCCTGGAGCCATGAGATTTCCACCACCTCAGCCACCACCAGATTCAAGGCCACCCCTTATGGCTCCAGGAGTTACCAGGCCCCCTCCACCTCCTCCAGGATTTCCGCCGTCCCAAATGCCAATGCCACCGTATGGTGTGCTCCCTGGTCCGCCACCGATGCTTAGGCCTCCATTTATGCCAGGACCCCCTATGCAACTAGATGAGTTTGCTGCCTTCGTACCAAGGCCTCAGTTACCCCAGCAGCCATCATATGTTAAGTCAGCTGCCCCAACAGTTGTAAAGAGACCATTAGCACAGCACACTCCTGAGCTGACGGCCATG GTTCCTGCATCAGTTCGTGTCAAGAGAGAATCTGCTCTCCCCAAACCGAAACCAaaggtgcagcagcagcagcagtcatCAACAGCATCCATTTCAAAGCCTTCGGTGACCCTCATAAGAAGTGATGCCCAGCCTTCTTCAGCAGCGCCCAAGCCGCCAAGTATGGATGATTCTTATATGGCATTCTTGGAAGATATGAAGGAACTAGGGGCACTTGATGGGTAA